The genomic region GGAGAACCCAAGAATGGTCACAGACACATGCTGAATGCAGAACGAGGGCAATTAAGCTGAACCCCAAGAAAGAACGAGGTCATGGTTGCATGGGTATGAACCGAGCCAACAATCCATATCTACTAGTTAACCTAAGATGGACCGAAACAAGTTAACCTGCTTAACATGCTTGGAAAAGTTATgagcagatgggggggggggggctctcatgttcctctaattttttttttttttttttaataccaatACCCTGCCTGCGGAgaatttccacacacacacatacacacacactgcaccccTTGGAATGCCTTGATAATTCAACTGGAGAAGCAATTTACATACTGACATACACAGCTTATCAAGCAGAAAAATATGGAAGAGATACAAAATAgtgaaattatgtaaaatagAAACATTAAGAGTCTGAACAAATTGCAATTAAACAAGGACACCTTGGATACCCCACAGAGAAGAGAAGCCAGTCATTCCTCATCGACGCCATTGAACTAGTGAGTATCCACAGAACGTGCATTCACACGGCGCAGAGATTGACCTTTGGGACATTTCACACTGCAGTTCCAGCATGTCCGAAAAAAGGCGTCTCTTCCAGGCTCGTGGTTCGTCTGgctcggtggggggggggggggcatgctaATGGAGAAGTGGAAACTTTCCCTTCGCAGCAACCACCCATCACCAGGCAACAGACACAAAGGCGAATCACAGAGCGACACAAAACACGATGGCCTACTtggtaaaggaaagaaaaaaattcacatcCCTTTATATGAAGTGTCAAAAAGTGGCaacaaaatctgaaatacaAACAGCCGCACCTGATAAGATATGATTATTTCATAATAACCATCTGGGAACATGAGAGCCAGCACGAGATCCATCATTATCAGTCTGGAAGGAGAGAACAAATTGCTCCAACACAGAAGAGGAAGGGAAAGAAGATGCTGCCCCCTATGGGTCAGTTGGGAACTTCAACGATTTTATGAGAACCTCAAGAAATATTGCAGTAAGTCTCTATAACAGATGTAGAGCAGCTCAGCCTTGGGCCTGGCAGCTTAGAACACACTTGAGCTTCTTAATGTATGCTACTATAAGCTGAAAAGAGCAGTGGCAGCATGTCGACATGGAGGATCAATCACCTGGGTTTAGGTCCCTGTTTGACCTGAAAGGCTTTGGGATAGTCCTTGCTCTCCCTAAAATTAATCAATTTTCCAGTCTAGGTAGGTGCctcaaagcaataaaaagagaGTCAATGCATTTGTATATCAAGAGACTAATCTTAGACTCTTCTTTCTGCACATATTTCAAGAGCCACAATGGGAGATTGTCTAGAAACATCAAattatccattatcaataactgctccaCTGTAGGTTTCCAGGGGTCTGAAGAATATACCAAAATCACAGAGCAGGGTACATCCTTGGACAGGCTaacagtccatcatagggcaaccacacatacacacacagaaaaatagCAATTcgaatttattcattcatttagccaacgcttttctccaaagcaacttggagtGTTAAGACATCTacaattattactatttattcaattgggcaattttacttgagcaatttagagtaagtaccttgctcaggggtactacagctttaggtgggatttgaacctgcaacggttcaaaggcagcagctcttaaccACAACACTAGCAGCtgatccgttttttttttttaaatttatttatttatatatatattttaatagcaTTCTATGCCActcttttgaaaatgaaaggaaaaattaaattgattcCAGGTTTAtcaatactaataataataatgttacatCTAAGCTACTGTGTCATTCCTGAGCTTCAGCAAGACAGCACAACCTTTCGCGTTCCAACTCCAGGTGCAGCTCGGTCCCTGTCCCAGATTAGGTTCACTCACTCAGCTCTTCCCGGTGCCGCTCCGTCTGGGCGAAGTACTGACGCAGCTCGTCCGTGATTTCCATATTGCTGACATCATACTCGATGTCGCTGTCCGAGCTCACATCCTCAGAGTCCGGCGAGCTCATCTCGCCATTCGCTTGGGGAACAGAGGCAAGCAAGGGTCCCGCGCGAGCTCGGCTCCTCCATCCCTCTGGCCGTGGACTAGAGGCTCTCTTGCCCCCGTGCCAGTCAGAATACCGTGACTGAGCAGGGGTGCCGTAGATGGACGCCAGGGCCTTCCTGTAGGCCTGGCGATGCCTCTGCTGCCAGAGCTTAGCCTGGTGGTAATGATTCCAGTACCTGGAGTATACAGGGTGGGCAAACCAGGAGAAGATGCTGCTGCCATGGTCATCCTGGAAGAGGTAACAAAGTCACACATCAGCATGTAAAAGGTCACTTTGACCCAGCAGAACCTTCACTTTCAGAAGACAGGGATGCCAGAAGGACTTCAATCACCCTGACTCATAACCGGTATCATCGTCCTTTGGACATCAAGGCACAGCAAGCGAGTTCGACACAGACGTTTGTGTCACATACAAAGTTGAGCAAACCTACCTGGACACCACTAATATCTCAAGACAGCGCAAAACTTACCATGTCCAGCTGAATTACTGAGAGTACagctgaagggaaaaaaacaagaacaagttATGGAGTTATGGCAAAATCCCTTTACTGTTGtaactctttctttctttaacccTTTACACATGAAACATTTAAGAACAGACGACAACAACAGGTATTGTGGGTCTCGTTCCCATGAATATGTGGTATCACTGAGACATGTCCAAATATCAACATGTCTGCATTACAGGGGGAACAGAGTACGGTGGGTCACGGGTTTAAAGGACGATGGGTTTGTAACCTGagggttgtaggtttaaatcccaccccaACTCTACTGCCTGAGCGTTGAGCACGCGGGACTTATCATGATTTGCCCAAAAACGACACGTACGTGGCTTTGGATTGCATTAAAAAGTcgccaaaataataataataatcaattcCCAACATGTCATGGCAGAGCACAGTGGGTATGAATTCACGTGGAGTT from Scleropages formosus chromosome 12, fSclFor1.1, whole genome shotgun sequence harbors:
- the gemin8 gene encoding gem-associated protein 8; translation: MDDHGSSIFSWFAHPVYSRYWNHYHQAKLWQQRHRQAYRKALASIYGTPAQSRYSDWHGGKRASSPRPEGWRSRARAGPLLASVPQANGEMSSPDSEDVSSDSDIEYDVSNMEITDELRQYFAQTERHREELKQQQQMDSEHQSPYILADHDLHRDSERSAQPPAERPGERRRAEMKILYGEDASKILGMETAMQLTFDRNCDRKQPKYWPVIPLKL